Proteins co-encoded in one Alphaproteobacteria bacterium PA2 genomic window:
- a CDS encoding peptidase M20: MLRPAAFALLLASTALVSSAGAATDPARLSDMVRVLASDEFEGRAPGSAGEVKTLDYLTARFKALGLEPGGPRGSYLQAVPLLKTQVDPKGTFSLTSGEAAATLVLGADIAGISLLPVDRVSIENAPLVFVGYGVTAPERDWDDFKGVDLKGKVAVILINDPDFEAAPGEAVAGKFGGQAEAYYGRWTYKYDEAVRRGAVAALIIHETPGAGYGWSTVMAAGGEGFDIVRADPDRARLKFQAWISGEAARRLLSQDGLDFDALKARARRADFQPVTLSSRFNADFKVAHTQVVSHNVIGKLTGAKRPAESVMFAAHWDAYGIGAPDAAGKTIRPGAADDAIGVAGVIELARAFKAAPRTDRSLYFAAWTAEERGLLGSEFYGVNPTTDLTKMAANLTLDVLQTAGPSRDVVLVGYGQSQLDDELIAAARAKGRTVTPDAHPEKGLAFRADHFSLAKKGVPALLMMGLGGGPDLVTGGRAAGDKWVNDYTANCYHKACDAWSPDWDLRGAAADVDLIYVIGRRIATSRAWPEWKPGNEFKATRDASAAARR; encoded by the coding sequence ATGCTTCGTCCCGCCGCCTTCGCCCTGCTCCTGGCCTCGACGGCCCTGGTTTCCAGCGCCGGGGCGGCCACCGACCCGGCCCGGCTGTCGGACATGGTCAGGGTCCTGGCTTCGGATGAGTTCGAAGGCCGGGCGCCGGGATCGGCGGGGGAGGTCAAGACCCTCGACTATCTGACCGCCCGGTTCAAAGCCCTGGGACTGGAGCCCGGCGGGCCCAGGGGCAGCTATCTGCAGGCCGTGCCCCTGCTGAAGACCCAGGTGGATCCCAAGGGGACCTTCAGCCTGACCTCGGGAGAGGCGGCGGCAACCCTGGTCCTGGGCGCGGACATTGCCGGCATTTCCCTCCTGCCTGTGGACCGGGTGAGCATTGAAAATGCCCCCCTGGTCTTTGTGGGTTATGGCGTGACCGCCCCCGAGCGGGACTGGGATGACTTCAAGGGCGTGGACCTGAAGGGCAAGGTCGCCGTCATCCTGATCAACGACCCGGACTTCGAAGCCGCCCCTGGCGAGGCTGTGGCGGGTAAGTTCGGTGGTCAGGCCGAGGCCTATTACGGCCGCTGGACCTACAAGTATGACGAGGCGGTCCGCCGGGGCGCCGTGGCGGCCCTGATCATCCACGAGACCCCGGGCGCCGGCTATGGCTGGTCCACGGTCATGGCGGCGGGCGGCGAGGGCTTCGACATTGTCCGGGCCGATCCCGACAGGGCCCGCCTGAAATTCCAGGCCTGGATTTCCGGCGAGGCCGCCCGGCGCCTGCTCAGCCAGGACGGCCTGGATTTCGACGCCCTGAAGGCCAGGGCCCGGCGGGCGGACTTCCAGCCTGTGACCCTTTCAAGCAGGTTCAACGCCGACTTCAAGGTCGCCCACACCCAGGTGGTCAGCCACAATGTCATCGGCAAGCTGACCGGGGCGAAGCGACCGGCGGAGTCGGTCATGTTCGCCGCCCACTGGGACGCCTATGGCATCGGCGCGCCGGACGCCGCGGGCAAAACCATCCGACCCGGCGCCGCCGACGACGCCATCGGGGTGGCCGGGGTCATCGAACTGGCCCGGGCCTTCAAGGCCGCGCCGCGCACCGATCGCAGCCTCTACTTCGCCGCCTGGACCGCCGAGGAGCGGGGCCTGCTGGGTTCGGAATTCTATGGGGTCAATCCGACCACCGACCTGACGAAGATGGCCGCCAACCTGACCCTCGACGTCCTGCAGACCGCCGGACCCTCACGGGATGTGGTGCTGGTGGGCTATGGCCAGAGCCAGCTTGACGATGAGCTGATCGCGGCGGCCAGGGCCAAGGGCCGCACCGTCACGCCGGACGCCCATCCCGAGAAGGGTCTGGCCTTCCGCGCCGACCATTTCTCCCTGGCGAAAAAGGGGGTGCCCGCCCTGCTGATGATGGGCCTGGGCGGCGGACCGGACCTGGTCACGGGCGGTCGGGCCGCCGGGGACAAGTGGGTCAATGACTATACCGCCAACTGCTATCACAAGGCCTGCGACGCCTGGAGCCCGGACTGGGACCTGCGCGGCGCGGCGGCCGATGTGGACCTGATCTATGTGATCGGCCGCAGGATCGCCACCTCCCGCGCCTGGCCGGAATGGAAGCCGGGCAATGAATTCAAGGCGACCCGCGATGCTTCGGCTGCGGCGCGGCGGTAG
- a CDS encoding LemA family protein, which produces MLWGAIALSKFRQRLARVAMIALIPALLAGCGINNIPTKEERAKAQWAEVQNQYQRRSDLIPNLVETVKGYAAQEKGVLVEVTQARASATQVKVDASTITDPAKFAQYSQAQDKLSGVLGRLMMIQENYPDLKSNQNFLALQSQLEGTENRITIARRDYNESVRDYNLEFKLFPNSIWALAHQGSKPMQMFSASASAQSAPSVSFAPTTPPVAPGSAPPK; this is translated from the coding sequence ATGCTTTGGGGAGCCATAGCCTTGTCGAAATTCCGTCAGCGCCTCGCGCGCGTCGCCATGATCGCCCTGATTCCGGCCCTGCTGGCCGGCTGCGGCATCAACAATATTCCCACCAAGGAAGAGCGCGCCAAGGCCCAGTGGGCCGAGGTGCAGAACCAGTATCAGCGCCGCAGCGACCTGATCCCGAACCTGGTGGAAACCGTGAAGGGCTATGCCGCCCAGGAAAAGGGCGTGCTGGTGGAAGTGACCCAGGCCCGCGCCTCGGCCACCCAGGTCAAGGTCGACGCCTCGACCATCACCGACCCGGCCAAGTTCGCCCAATATTCCCAGGCCCAGGACAAGCTGTCCGGGGTTCTCGGTCGTCTGATGATGATCCAGGAGAACTATCCGGACCTGAAGTCCAACCAGAACTTCCTGGCCCTGCAGTCGCAGCTTGAGGGGACCGAGAACCGGATCACCATCGCCCGCCGCGATTATAACGAGTCCGTCCGAGACTATAACCTCGAGTTCAAGCTGTTCCCGAACTCGATCTGGGCCCTGGCGCACCAGGGTTCCAAGCCCATGCAGATGTTCTCGGCCTCGGCCTCGGCACAGTCGGCGCCCAGCGTCAGCTTCGCCCCGACCACGCCGCCCGTGGCGCCCGGCTCCGCACCGCCCAAATGA
- a CDS encoding methanol dehydrogenase, with amino-acid sequence MKPLKGPRGLIAVAVLAAFAFVLSGAALAAPKFPPLTGRVVDDAHLLSVEAQKDLTGRLEALEARTGRQMVVATIPDLQGYPIEDYGYQLGRTWGIGDKTRNDGVILLIAPNDRKVRIEVGYGLEPVLTDALTSNIIQSRILPDFRAGNIEQGIVSGAGAIIDQLALPEDEAKAVVAKAAEVPAESDSKGHIPSFLVLLIAFWVISSILRGLGGRGSGLWWLPLILLSGGRGGGGGGDWGGGGGGFSGGGGSFGGGGSSGSW; translated from the coding sequence ATGAAACCCTTGAAGGGACCGCGCGGCCTGATCGCCGTCGCGGTCCTCGCCGCCTTCGCCTTCGTCCTCAGCGGGGCGGCCCTGGCCGCGCCGAAATTCCCGCCCCTCACCGGGCGGGTGGTGGACGACGCCCACCTGCTGTCGGTGGAGGCCCAGAAGGACCTCACCGGCAGGCTGGAGGCCCTTGAGGCCAGGACCGGTCGCCAGATGGTGGTCGCCACCATTCCTGACCTGCAGGGCTATCCCATCGAGGACTACGGCTATCAGCTGGGCCGGACCTGGGGGATTGGCGACAAGACCCGCAATGACGGCGTCATCCTGCTGATCGCCCCCAATGACCGGAAGGTCCGGATCGAGGTCGGTTACGGTCTCGAACCGGTCCTCACCGACGCCCTGACCTCCAACATCATCCAGTCCAGGATCCTGCCGGACTTCCGCGCCGGCAATATCGAACAGGGCATTGTCTCGGGCGCCGGCGCCATCATCGATCAGCTGGCCCTGCCAGAGGACGAGGCCAAGGCGGTGGTCGCCAAGGCGGCCGAAGTCCCCGCGGAGAGTGACAGCAAGGGTCACATCCCGTCCTTTCTGGTCCTGCTCATCGCCTTCTGGGTGATCAGCAGCATACTGCGCGGCCTGGGCGGTCGCGGCAGCGGCCTCTGGTGGCTGCCCCTGATCCTGCTGAGCGGCGGGCGTGGCGGTGGCGGCGGTGGCGATTGGGGCGGCGGCGGCGGCGGATTCTCCGGCGGTGGCGGGTCCTTCGGCGGCGGCGGATCTTCGGGGAGTTGGTGA
- a CDS encoding (2Fe-2S)-binding protein encodes MTYSLNVNGKAQEADVEPGTPLLWALRDSLGILGPKFGCGIGSCGACTVHIDGVPVRSCTTPVERVGAGKVTTIEGIEASAIGQKVQAAWEELDVAQCGYCQPGQIMSATALLTKTPKPTDAEIDAAMNGNICRCATYTRIRAAIKKASGQKAGV; translated from the coding sequence ATGACCTACAGTCTGAATGTGAACGGCAAGGCCCAGGAGGCCGATGTCGAACCGGGTACGCCCCTGCTCTGGGCCCTGCGGGACAGCCTGGGAATCCTCGGCCCCAAGTTCGGTTGCGGCATTGGCTCCTGCGGCGCCTGCACTGTCCACATTGACGGGGTTCCGGTCCGTTCCTGCACCACACCAGTGGAGCGGGTCGGCGCCGGCAAGGTGACCACCATTGAAGGCATCGAGGCCTCCGCCATCGGCCAGAAGGTCCAGGCGGCCTGGGAAGAACTGGACGTGGCCCAGTGCGGCTATTGCCAGCCCGGCCAGATCATGTCGGCCACGGCCCTGCTGACCAAGACGCCCAAGCCAACGGACGCCGAGATCGACGCGGCCATGAATGGCAATATCTGCCGCTGCGCCACCTACACACGCATCCGCGCAGCCATCAAAAAGGCCTCGGGCCAGAAGGCGGGAGTCTGA